One Rhizobiales bacterium GAS188 DNA window includes the following coding sequences:
- a CDS encoding cell division topological specificity factor MinE — translation MNLFGIFGRRGSAPVARERLQILLAHERNGGCNSDLIAVLHKEVLEAISKHVHIDPDKVDVKMHRREAMSLLEIDIEIETPGKDVSGMSKKEDGFARFQRAG, via the coding sequence ATGAACCTGTTTGGGATATTCGGGCGGCGCGGCTCGGCGCCAGTCGCGCGCGAGCGCTTGCAAATTCTTCTGGCGCATGAGCGGAACGGCGGCTGCAATTCCGATCTCATCGCGGTCCTGCACAAGGAGGTTCTGGAAGCGATCTCCAAGCATGTTCATATCGATCCGGATAAAGTGGACGTGAAGATGCATCGGCGCGAGGCCATGTCTTTGCTGGAGATCGACATCGAGATCGAGACCCCCGGCAAAGATGTCTCCGGAATGTCGAAAAAGGAGGATGGCTTCGCCCGCTTTCAACGCGCTGGCTAG
- a CDS encoding septum site-determining protein MinD codes for MAKVLVVTSGKGGVGKTTTTAALGAALAQLDHKVAVVDFDVGLRNLDLVMGAERRVVYDLVNVAQGDAKLPQALVRDKRLPNLFLLPASQTRDKDALTEEGVAGVIDEMRKWFDWIICDSPAGIERGATLAMRFADLAVVVANPEVSSVRDSDRIIGLLDAKTKCAERGERMEKHLLLTRYAPGRATRGEMLSVDDVLEILSIPLLGIVPESEEVLRASNVGSPIVLHNAESAPARAYADAAKRLCGVNVPMSIPSARKGFFDKLLGRRAA; via the coding sequence ATGGCCAAAGTATTGGTGGTCACCTCGGGCAAGGGTGGTGTTGGCAAGACGACAACGACCGCGGCTCTCGGAGCTGCCCTCGCTCAGTTGGACCACAAGGTTGCGGTTGTCGACTTCGACGTCGGCCTGCGCAATCTCGATCTGGTCATGGGTGCCGAGCGGCGGGTGGTCTATGACCTGGTCAACGTGGCGCAAGGCGACGCCAAGCTGCCCCAAGCGCTGGTTCGCGATAAGCGCCTCCCCAATCTCTTTCTGCTTCCGGCCTCGCAGACGCGGGATAAGGACGCGCTGACGGAAGAGGGGGTCGCCGGGGTCATCGACGAGATGCGCAAATGGTTCGATTGGATCATTTGCGACAGCCCGGCCGGGATCGAACGTGGAGCCACTCTCGCGATGCGCTTTGCCGATCTCGCCGTCGTCGTCGCCAATCCCGAAGTCTCGTCGGTGCGCGATTCGGACCGGATCATCGGCCTGCTCGACGCGAAGACAAAATGCGCCGAAAGGGGTGAACGCATGGAGAAGCATCTCCTGCTCACGCGCTACGCCCCCGGGCGCGCCACACGTGGCGAGATGTTGAGTGTCGACGACGTGCTCGAGATCCTGTCGATCCCGCTGCTCGGCATCGTGCCGGAGAGCGAGGAGGTGTTGCGGGCATCGAATGTCGGTTCACCCATCGTCCTTCACAACGCCGAGAGTGCGCCGGCCCGTGCTTACGCTGACGCCGCCAAGCGGTTATGCGGCGTGAATGTGCCCATGAGCATTCCTTCGGCGAGGAAGGGCTTCTTCGACAAGCTGCTTGGCCGGAGGGCGGCATGA
- a CDS encoding septum site-determining protein MinC (manually curated), translated as MTETSSRHIRFRGRSFPVLALEPESPLSEWIERLDAHLARTPAFFRDKSIAVDVSGLGLARSGVVGLMRDLSERGIRVMGITGVELSWASADLPPILAGGRPVPCADRATSESAKTADGASSGQLSPEQQDAFEEIGRALGGPRKHGLGKASAPEATQAATVPPLIVNSPVRSGQSISHPEGDVTVIGSVASGAEVIAGGSVHIYGALRGRVMAGAYGEMRSRIFCRRLEAELLAVGGVYITADEIEANVRSQAVQAWLENETVKIARLD; from the coding sequence GTGACGGAAACCTCCTCTCGCCATATCCGCTTTCGAGGCCGGTCGTTTCCCGTTCTGGCCCTCGAGCCGGAGTCCCCACTCTCCGAATGGATCGAGCGGCTGGACGCGCATCTTGCTCGCACTCCTGCATTCTTTCGCGACAAATCGATCGCGGTCGACGTTTCGGGGCTCGGTCTCGCTCGGTCTGGTGTTGTCGGGCTTATGAGAGACCTCTCCGAGCGAGGCATACGCGTCATGGGGATCACTGGCGTCGAGCTCAGCTGGGCGTCCGCCGATCTGCCGCCAATCCTCGCGGGCGGCCGCCCCGTCCCGTGCGCCGACCGGGCAACGTCGGAGAGCGCGAAAACGGCGGACGGCGCAAGCTCGGGACAGCTCTCACCCGAGCAACAAGACGCCTTCGAAGAAATCGGACGTGCGCTCGGCGGTCCCAGAAAACATGGATTAGGGAAAGCCTCGGCTCCGGAAGCCACGCAAGCGGCGACAGTTCCTCCCCTCATCGTCAACTCGCCTGTTCGCTCAGGTCAGTCCATTTCCCATCCCGAGGGTGATGTGACGGTGATCGGTTCAGTGGCTTCAGGTGCCGAAGTGATCGCCGGCGGCTCCGTCCATATTTACGGGGCCTTGCGCGGCAGGGTCATGGCTGGCGCCTATGGCGAGATGCGCTCGCGCATCTTCTGTCGTCGTCTCGAGGCCGAGCTTCTTGCGGTCGGCGGCGTCTACATAACAGCTGATGAGATCGAAGCGAACGTGCGCAGCCAGGCGGTTCAGGCCTGGCTCGAGAATGAAACAGTCAAGATTGCACGGCTTGACTAA
- a CDS encoding nitronate monooxygenase — MTLHASMGRLGLTHPVFQAPIGSIASPELAAAVSNTGGLGHLACTWRSPDQLRALFAAMAGLTSRPYGANFVLDFPIDERLDVALAHGVRLISFFWGDGGRHVARVKAAGAVAVQVIGSIEEAKRAADAGFDLIVAQGREAGGHVRGSLGTMTLVPQVVDAVSPLPVLAGGGIVDRRGVAAAEALGASGVWVGTRFLAAAEANIHPRYQELVLASCGDDTLYSELFDGGWPNAPLRTLKTATTRNWEAAGRPSAPNRPGEGEIVAQRSDGSGVPRYFFSSPTRDVSGDVEAMALYVGEGVGLVHSREAASVIVAELATGFRETAPAKVAE, encoded by the coding sequence ATGACCTTGCATGCGTCAATGGGCCGTCTCGGGCTCACCCATCCGGTGTTCCAAGCGCCGATCGGCTCGATCGCCTCGCCCGAACTGGCGGCCGCCGTGTCCAACACCGGAGGGCTCGGGCATCTGGCCTGCACCTGGCGCAGCCCGGATCAGCTCCGTGCGCTGTTCGCAGCCATGGCCGGGCTGACGAGCAGACCCTATGGCGCGAATTTCGTGCTCGATTTCCCGATCGATGAACGTCTCGACGTGGCGCTGGCTCACGGGGTGCGCCTGATCTCCTTCTTCTGGGGCGATGGCGGGCGCCATGTTGCGCGGGTGAAGGCTGCCGGCGCGGTCGCGGTTCAAGTGATCGGCTCGATCGAGGAGGCGAAGCGCGCGGCCGATGCGGGTTTTGACCTGATCGTGGCGCAGGGCAGAGAGGCAGGCGGCCATGTTCGCGGCAGCCTCGGCACCATGACTCTGGTGCCGCAGGTCGTCGACGCGGTGAGCCCCCTGCCCGTCCTCGCAGGCGGCGGCATCGTCGACCGTCGTGGGGTCGCGGCTGCCGAGGCGCTGGGCGCCTCCGGCGTCTGGGTCGGCACGCGCTTCCTGGCCGCGGCCGAGGCGAATATCCATCCGCGCTATCAGGAGCTGGTGCTCGCTTCCTGCGGCGACGACACGCTGTATTCGGAGCTCTTCGATGGCGGCTGGCCGAATGCGCCGCTCAGGACGTTGAAGACCGCGACGACGCGAAACTGGGAAGCGGCCGGTCGACCTTCGGCGCCCAACCGACCCGGCGAAGGCGAGATCGTCGCGCAGCGCTCAGACGGTTCCGGCGTCCCGCGCTATTTCTTCAGCTCCCCGACACGCGATGTCTCCGGCGATGTCGAGGCGATGGCCCTCTATGTCGGAGAAGGTGTCGGGCTGGTGCACTCGCGCGAGGCGGCGTCAGTGATCGTCGCCGAGCTCGCGACCGGCTTTCGCGAGACGGCCCCGGCAAAAGTGGCCGAATGA
- a CDS encoding transcriptional regulator, MarR family, whose translation MSKRDQLPFAITHQVRDTCLCLHVQRTARALARRFDDVLRPLQLTNGQFSLLMSLNRAEPANMGGVATLLAMDRTTLTANLKPLERRGLVEVTVDQADRRSRRLTLTPSGRDLLAAAVPIWKHEHAATERLLARISPDDLRAGLRALS comes from the coding sequence GTGTCAAAGCGCGATCAGCTTCCCTTCGCCATCACGCATCAGGTGCGTGACACCTGCCTGTGCCTGCATGTGCAGCGGACGGCTCGGGCGCTGGCGCGGCGCTTCGATGATGTGTTGCGGCCTTTGCAGCTGACCAACGGCCAGTTCTCTCTGCTGATGTCGCTCAATCGCGCCGAGCCGGCGAATATGGGCGGCGTCGCCACCCTGCTGGCGATGGATCGCACCACGCTCACCGCCAATCTCAAGCCTCTCGAGCGGCGTGGCCTGGTGGAGGTGACGGTCGATCAGGCGGATAGGCGCAGCCGCCGCCTGACGCTGACGCCGTCCGGCCGCGATCTGCTAGCCGCAGCCGTGCCCATCTGGAAGCATGAGCACGCGGCGACCGAGCGCCTTCTCGCGAGGATCAGCCCCGACGATCTGCGCGCCGGCCTGCGCGCCCTGTCGTAA
- a CDS encoding effector-binding domain-containing protein, with amino-acid sequence MLSKPMIVERAEQPYAAIRAKLAMQEIGRAADQLAPQLFGWLGAHRIGPAGAPFFKYNVIDMARQLEIEWGVPTAISIQPDGPVLGGILPAGRYSTLIHRGPYDGLVDANAALLKWVADSGLTVDVTQTPAGDKFGCRLEIYLTDPRTEPDPEKWETEVAFLLADQPESAIVQKP; translated from the coding sequence ATGTTGAGCAAGCCGATGATCGTCGAGCGTGCGGAGCAACCCTATGCGGCAATCAGGGCGAAGCTTGCGATGCAGGAAATCGGCAGAGCGGCGGATCAACTGGCGCCGCAGCTTTTCGGTTGGCTCGGCGCCCACAGGATCGGACCCGCAGGCGCACCGTTCTTCAAATACAACGTCATCGATATGGCGCGGCAACTCGAGATCGAATGGGGAGTTCCAACCGCGATCTCCATTCAGCCGGATGGCCCTGTTCTGGGCGGCATCCTGCCGGCGGGCCGCTACTCGACGCTTATTCACCGTGGGCCCTATGACGGCCTTGTCGATGCCAACGCGGCGCTGCTGAAATGGGTGGCGGATAGCGGTCTCACAGTGGACGTGACGCAGACGCCGGCCGGGGACAAGTTCGGCTGCCGCCTCGAGATCTACCTGACCGATCCGAGAACGGAGCCTGATCCCGAGAAATGGGAAACGGAAGTCGCGTTTCTCCTGGCTGATCAGCCGGAATCGGCGATCGTGCAGAAACCCTAG
- a CDS encoding NAD(P)-dependent dehydrogenase, short-chain alcohol dehydrogenase family has product MPPHEIVSDEHWAGTREPTPPLKPGALVVTGGGRGIGAQIALRAARAGTPVALIYRSRPEAASQVVAEIEAAGGRAIAIAADVGSETQVHQAFESIDRVFGSLCGLVNNAVFAGEPARLSELRMEEFDAVFRTNVGGAFLCAREAAKRLSTRNGGAGGAIVSMSSAIAIGTGAPGWVHFAASKGALETMSRGLAKELAPEGVRVNVVRAGVIGTESRLGQNAEFRNRAIASVPMGRMGDPAEVAAAVLWLLSPDASYVSGATLDVGGGL; this is encoded by the coding sequence ATGCCACCGCACGAGATCGTTTCCGATGAGCACTGGGCCGGCACGCGCGAACCGACGCCGCCGTTGAAGCCCGGCGCTCTCGTGGTGACCGGAGGCGGGCGCGGCATCGGCGCGCAGATCGCTTTGCGGGCCGCGCGGGCCGGCACGCCGGTCGCCCTGATCTATCGTTCGCGCCCGGAGGCCGCTTCGCAGGTGGTCGCCGAAATCGAAGCTGCAGGCGGACGGGCGATCGCGATCGCGGCGGATGTCGGCAGCGAGACGCAAGTGCATCAGGCCTTCGAGAGCATCGACCGTGTTTTCGGAAGCCTATGCGGCCTCGTCAACAATGCCGTGTTCGCGGGCGAACCCGCCCGGCTCTCCGAGTTGCGGATGGAGGAGTTCGACGCCGTGTTCCGCACCAATGTCGGTGGCGCCTTTCTGTGCGCTCGCGAGGCGGCCAAGCGGCTCTCGACCCGCAATGGCGGTGCCGGTGGCGCCATCGTCTCGATGTCGTCGGCGATCGCCATCGGCACCGGGGCGCCGGGCTGGGTGCACTTTGCCGCCAGCAAGGGCGCGCTCGAGACGATGTCGCGCGGGCTCGCCAAGGAGCTGGCGCCGGAGGGTGTTCGCGTCAATGTCGTGCGCGCCGGCGTGATCGGCACCGAATCGCGTCTCGGGCAAAACGCGGAATTTCGCAACCGAGCCATAGCATCCGTGCCCATGGGACGGATGGGGGATCCGGCCGAAGTCGCGGCCGCCGTGCTCTGGCTCCTGTCGCCCGACGCCTCATACGTCTCAGGCGCCACGCTCGATGTCGGCGGCGGCCTTTGA